TGTGTCCAAGCAAAGTTGTTTTAAAACAAAGAGGCTTGAAGGGAAGACAACTTTTTGTCTATACACATTTACCTTTTATTATCTGTTGAGGTATATATAATTACAATAAAGGTGTATGCATGTGGTTGGGTCATGCATAACTGTTAGCAACAAGACTCGATTAGAAATGCATTTACTGTCTCTAGATTAGGAAATATACGCAAAGACGAAGGAGACAGAATGTTAGTAATTGGTAGCATAAGGGCAAACTGGTCAACAGCTCAAGGCCGAATGGATACTTCACAACCTAGGGAACACCCCCTAGCTTGAAAATTTGAAATTAGCTGTAAGTTTGCTTTTCCTCAAAAATGTTTTACCCACTAAACCTCCTGTTTTGCCAGACTGCTTTTTTGTCTTGAAGCACATTAACCCCTCCACACTCCAATGAAAGTGCGGAAGCACCACTAAAGCTTTAGAAAACGCTGAAAGAATGTCATGCCTCAgtgtgtgtcccccccccccccctctctgtaTAAAGATAAAGGGAGAAACAAAAGGAAGCAAAGGCACAGGTTAGTGGTCAAGGGAAAAATGATTTGCCTGCTAGTCTATTGTGGAAGCTGTCCATGCGGAAAACAAACTTGCTCGGGCATGCACAGTAACCATTTTGCAAGCTGTCAGTTTTTCTTCTACCAGAGGTTTTCTCTTACAGATTTTGTGGTGGcttgtgacgtcatcgtcaaTTCAATCATTCCTTTCATAAAGCTTAGATGAACAGGAGTAACGGGGACGTAATGTCTGCTGGGCGCTGTCACAATCTGTCACAGATACACTAGCCCCGGTGTGGCCCCCGCCGCGGTTCTGTGGAGCCCTGGCCGTGGGAAAGCGTGCCGCTAGCAGCATCTGCTCAGAGAAGCAGCGCAGCGCCAACGCGGAAGCACCCATTGGCCATCAGGGAGGGCGGTGGTGGTGGGAGAGTCTTGTGGCCGCAACAGTGCCGTGCAGCTGACTAGAGCAGCATGGTGAAGACTTTCCAGGCGTACTTGCCGACCTGCCACCGCACCTACAGTTGCATTCACTGCAGGGCCCACCTGGCCAACCACGACGAGCTCATCTCCAAGGTACTGATCGCATCACCGCTCggcgtgtttcttttttcctctccctGCTGCGAATTGGGATATTCGAGATAGAATCATGTAAATATGCGGGTGCCAAAAGCGAATCGAGCCTGACATTGATATTTCTCCGATTACTATTGTGGCAAGAGGCATCAATACCCTGCACTTCCATTAAAGTCAGGGGTATTGTACAAGGCATGATGCTTGCCTATTGTGGGTATCAAAACCAAGAAAGGGCTTTTATAAGTGCATGTTATGTGTGGCTCTGTTTGCACCATCTACCTTACCATAGTCTGTGTGCTATTGCATTGCACCTGCATGTAGTAAGGATTTGAAAGCTCTTCAAACATCAATCACTTGTTTGTGAGTCTCTTGTAGCTGTGTGTCGCATCTGGTTGTAGTGGTGTGTGTCACTATTGGCTATTACAGCATGGCTTGTTTGCCATTTTAATAAGGTAAACTGTTAGGCTAGTTTAAATATAAAGGAATGAATGTGAAATTGTGACGTGTTACGCTTTGAATGAAAGAACATGTGCTGTGGGAAGGGAAATGCAAAGCTGTTCTTACTCATTTATTTTGAGTATGTAAAAAATAAAGAGGAGCTAACCACTTTCTTTGACAAGCAAAAGTTCTTTGCTTGCTTTAAAGGCCTCTAATGCAAGAATAAACGTGTCAAGCATTGTTGCAACCATTTATGTAAACCTGCCAGTGAGAACACTTGAGAGCGCACATAAAGAAGGTGTTTACTTCTGAGTTGCTTTGATACGCTCGCCTGCAAAAGGGCCAGAAAAAAAGCCGTTGCCTGTTGTGGCAGTGGCCTCTATAATTAAAACTAAAACAGGTTCCTTAGTGGGTCACTGGCTTTCGAGGGTAGCGGCTTCTCCCTCGCCTAATTGCAGACACATGTGCGGAGTCTTCCGTGCGCGCTCTTTAATGTTGGAGGAAGTTGGAGATTAAGAGATTGTGGGGAGATGCATATCTGGGAGGGCAAAACCGCGTGGGGATGATTGTTTTTATTGTCTCTCATTCGTTCTGCTTCTTTCCTTTTGTTCTCCCAGTCGTTACGATTCGCGAGCCAATTAGGGCAGAGAATGGGTGTCCATTATTAATCATGCCAGAGCTCTTCCTGGTCGCATTTTGAGTGTTGTTACATAATGACAGGGTAATAGCCGCCTTGTTAAAGTCACGGGACTACAGCAGTCGgcatgtgttgttttttttttcttctttttttcccattttttttctttcagggtgTTTAATAAAATATCACCAAGGAGGAAGAGCAGCTGCAGTATTTCATGTAGCCAGTAGTTAGTAGTGTTTCCGTGAGATGTCTTGCTAAAGACTCAGGCTCTGTATATAAATTTTGGAGCGCACTCTTTTGCACTGCCTGTAATGAAAGTATTTCTTTGCAAGGCTGTGCATGTAACTTGTTTAAGGAACATTAAAATAAAGTGTGTGTTCAATGTGCATGCTTAGTTTTAGGAGAGAGTTTTTTTGCGTGTGACGGTTGTTTCTTCGCAGTTTGTTTTTTATCATACAATTTCAAGCAGCATAATTATGCCTACTTGTTTATTAGCTATAATGTTTAGTAATGCTTAATAATGCATGCTTAACTCTCCTAGCAATTTTTGAGAAACCAGCATGTGAAATGAAGTTGTATGTTGATTGAACCAATGCATTCAGTTAACGAAAAACTCCCCTGGACTTGTTTGCGCCAGAGTTGTCAGGTGTGGAATATCTGGAGCATTGAATTAGTATTTATTTTGACACCTTAACATTTAGAATTTAACGGGAAATTAATGCCTTTGTCGTCTGCTTTGATACAGTTCTTCTAGCTATGAGGCTACTGTTACAAAGGCTGACTCACAATTGTGACTACACGTAACTCTTTGATTAAACATCTGACTGTGGGTGGTTGTTTAATTCTGCACTCTAGAGACGTTGAAATCATGCAAGACTGTCAAGCTCTCGTGTAAGGTGGAACTGGCATGAAGGCATGCAATTATAGCTGAAAGGGACTCATTAAGAGTTCCTCAAGAGAAATTTTGTGCAGTGGAAGAAGAATTCATAATTACAGCATATATCGTCCAGGTCAAGTAATAAAAACTGGCGTGCTGTCTCTGTGGAGCAATTGATAATAGAAAAATCAGTTGAGAAAGTTGGCAGCAAGCTATGAAATGTTCATCTTGGACCATTATCTTTTTTCACCACCAATCTTTGCCATGCTTCTTCTCATTTTTGTTCATAATTGGTGATCTTATTCCAAGCTGAATGAATTGACTGCCTTTTGACAATTCTATTTCTTCTGTCCAACTTTTATCCCAAAGAGTGCTCTTAAAGTTTAATTTGTATTTTAGTGTGCTCCATACAGGCGGACGAAAAATTTCCATTTTCGGGAACTTGGTTTCCCTGTTTCATCTGTTGATTGCAGGCACATCACACGCACTTAAAAAAAGTCCAAGCATGGCCTTCGAGTATGTCAAGCTGTATGTTCTAAAACGGTACTATGCATGGCATGGCTAAATAAAATAACAGAGTGAGCTCAAGGGCAAATGAAGACAAATATACCTTTATGCCTAAGCTCTAGTTCACAATTAGGTTACACTGTCACATTTGCTATCACACGCAATCGGCTAGCTCAATCATTGATTTTAATAAGCATGAGGGCTACTTGTTTCGTGCAGCTTCAGAATGGCTTCCCTCATTTTCTTTACACATGCTGCACCATCTTCAGGGACTGGTATCAACTTGTCTCATCATCGACAGTGTGTTCTCTGGCCCGTGATCCagaattaaggccgagtgtgagAGGCCATGAGCTTGAGCCCTGATTAAGGTCAAGTGCCACTTTAGGGCTATCGCAGAGGAGGAGGAGGCCTCCACATGTCTCACAGATTGGAAGAAGAGAGCGCTAGCTGAGCCGTGCAGCATCCAGAAATGCATGCCAACTCTTGAAGCTGTATTCATTTGCCAGAATCTTATTGAAGGCGCATGATTTCCCTCGTCGCGAAGTGCGTAGGACAAACATTTGGtgcaactggtggtggtgcgaaggCGATTGCAACTCTGGATTTGCAGCAGATTGGTGTTGTTAAATGAGGTAGTTAGCAGGGGAGGCATTAGTTACACTGTTGACATTGGACTGAAGCAATTTTAAATTTGTGAGTTGCCATTGCCTTGCAGTGTGATTGAAAAGGATATCGAAATAAATGTTTATTGTTTCAGTTTCACGTTCATTCTGCCAAAAAAAGCTCCATTTTGTTTCTGTtgcgaaatgaaaaaaagaagttttATAATGGCTTTTATTTGTATTGAAATATTTTGAAATTAATGTAACAGTATTTATTTTTCCTAATAAGCGAAATACAAATTCTCAAAGCACGCTGAATGCTTTGAATCAAGGGTGTGAGCACGATCTCAGAATCAGCACGTCATAGAATGGTATGTGAGATCGCTGTTGGGATAGAACAAACCTCAGCGCTAAGAAAGTCCTCTTCATGTTAGCCTGTGTGGCTTGCACACCAAGGACCACTCTTGTTTTTACAGCTCTGGTTGTCGCAGTTTTTGTTAGTCTCAAAATTTCAACGCATCTTTAATTTTGAATACCTGCCTGAAATGTGCATTAATTCTCACATTGCATAACATACAGTTTTTGCGGATTGCCGAACCTTCTCTTTAACCAAAAACTgatgaaaaaaatttttgtttacGGTCCAAAACAAAGTAATAGTTAGGTAACATTTCAGTTACATTCCTGTTCCGAAcgaaaatgtcattttttttaatcACTTTTTGTTAGTTCTCACACACTGGTTTGAAATATGATTAAGCACTCGTTGACCTTCTTGGTAAATCTCTCAGTCCAGTGCACTTACTTTGATAATAGCAGAAGCGGGTGAGAATGCTGGCACTCTACTGCATAGCAACTAtgacgaaagaaaagagcatgcatGGACAAGCGCATGCAAAGGTGCTAAATGATGAACTCTATCCAACTAGGCCAAGTAGCACTTTTGCTGTTATATGACTagcacatattaaaaaaaagaatacagaaaaaagGAAAAGGCGAAGGATTCACATTATAAGTGGTAATAATTAAGTGTTGCTTCTAACAGCTTTGGCACATTTTGTGGCTGACTTGCCTGATTTAATTGACACTACACTTTAGTGGGAATCAACGAGCTGTGAGACCAGTACTGTGGGAGAATACAGATGGTTCCAGTGACCTTTGGCCCTTAgacttgcttgcttgtttgctgACATTGGGTAAGAGATTCATTACAGGATTATGCTTCATTGTCGTAATTTGTTTTTGCTTGTTTTCCTATGCAGTCATTCCAAGGAAGCCAAGGAAGGGCTTACCTCTTCAACTCAGTGTGAGTATTGCCTGCTTGCTTGTTCTTAAATGTTGCATCTTGTCTCTTTCTGAAATGGTATTGTACCTGAGTGATATTACACCCAGTCTTGCTGTGAAATCATATTACTTCAATTGTCGTAACGATTTGGTATTGCACCCAATAATGTTCTGAAATAATGTCCCGTCCAACCTCATTCTGAATATTGATGCTCGACCTATTTCTGGAGTAGTATTACACCCAATCTCGTTCTGAATTCATATTACATCCCGTCTCTTTCATGAATGGTATTGCACCTAATTTCATTTGAAAATCATTTCACGCCCAGTCTTGTTCAGCATTAATATTCCACCCAATCTTGTTCTGAAATAATATTACGTCGCATCTCTTTCCAGACTATATTGCAGCTAATATTGTTGTCAGATAATATTACACCCAGTCTCATTCTGTAGTAATATTGCACGAAATGTTGTACTAAAATAATGTTACATGGCATTTAATTCTGAAGCGATGTTGCACCCAATCTTGTTGCAGGGTGAATGTCGGATGTGGGCCTGCAGAGGAGCGTTACTTACTCACGGGCCTCCATGCGGTGGCCGACATCTACTGCGAATGCTGCAAAACCACACTTGGCTGGAAATATGTGAGTCATGGCACTGTGATGTTGTGTTTTATTTGCctgatatatttatatatataggcAGTTGTCATTTCATTTTGATTCTATACTTCATATACAGCCTTCCTCAGAGATGTATAACTCATTGCTT
The sequence above is drawn from the Rhipicephalus microplus isolate Deutch F79 chromosome 3, USDA_Rmic, whole genome shotgun sequence genome and encodes:
- the Ypel gene encoding yippee-like, whose protein sequence is MVKTFQAYLPTCHRTYSCIHCRAHLANHDELISKSFQGSQGRAYLFNSVVNVGCGPAEERYLLTGLHAVADIYCECCKTTLGWKYEHAFESSQKYKEGKYIIELAHMIKENGWD